A DNA window from Niabella yanshanensis contains the following coding sequences:
- a CDS encoding amidohydrolase family protein: protein MKKWLLGVWLLWGWSELSAQVTYPVNGIADERGRSYAFTNATIIKNSSSSLSNATLIIRDGKIVSLGAVSIPEGAVVIDCKGQYIYPSFVDIYSDYGIAMPQRAGGESSFFGPQQLSTNTKGPFSWNQAIRSEVNGYDLFTTDAKKAEALREQGFGAVVSHQKDGIARGTGVAAVLSDRKENMNILKDRTAAFYSFNKGTSTQSYPTSMMGSVALLRQTFIDADWYAKNKPAKEGINKSLEAWNANKVLPQVFEAGDKWGDLRADRIGDEFGVQFIIKAGDNEYQRIKEIAATKAAYILSLNYPETQNIEDPMDARFVSVSDMAHWELAPGNAAAFEKAGIPFVITPSDLKDIKSFWPSLRKAIAYGLTPRAALAALTTVPASLMKIDDKVGSIEVGKVANFLITTGELFSEKTSIVENWVNGERYNVKAKASKEQAGQYKLSVTGAAGVTDYVLDVKNNSQANLVGKDTLTTRFKSDGTLVSINFSLKPSGKPSTAEKKDSTFSAAQAGFLYRLSGVDYGKTWQGVGRDNNGQPVTWTATLAKESAAKKDTTKAKTDKGLAKVNFPFSPYGSGQVPVAENILIKNATVWTNEKEGRLENADVLLRDGKIAAVGKNIAAVGTKTIDGTGKFLTPGIIDEHSHIAAFSINEGAQSVTSEVRVGDNLNPDDVNIYRQLSGGVTTSHILHGSANTIGGQTQLIKLRWGADDEGLKFKGADPFIKFALGENVKRTAQSQGNIRFPDTRMGVQSVLADAFQRAKDYEAKIKAGDKTVRRDLELDALVEILNNKRFITCHSYVQSEILALLSTADEYGFRVNTLTHILEGYKVADAIKKHGAHVSTFSDWWAYKTEVQDAIPFNAAIMHKMGLNVCINSDDAEMARRLNQEAAKVVKYGGVSEEDAFKMVTLNPAKALHIDSRVGSIKVGKDADVVLWDQNPLSVYAKALYTIVDGAVYFDREKDLEQRKYIGAERNRLVQKMLADAKGGAPAVPAKPTAQVILHCEDNEQHTGILEIDSYEEKL, encoded by the coding sequence ATGAAGAAATGGCTTTTAGGGGTTTGGCTCTTATGGGGTTGGTCCGAGCTGAGTGCCCAGGTTACCTATCCTGTAAATGGTATTGCTGATGAACGCGGCCGCTCTTATGCCTTCACTAATGCCACTATTATTAAGAACAGCAGCAGTTCCTTATCCAATGCAACTTTAATTATAAGGGATGGTAAAATAGTCTCTTTAGGTGCCGTTTCGATTCCCGAAGGAGCCGTTGTTATAGATTGCAAAGGGCAGTATATCTATCCCTCATTCGTGGATATTTACAGCGACTATGGTATTGCTATGCCACAACGGGCAGGTGGCGAAAGCTCTTTTTTCGGGCCCCAGCAGTTATCTACCAATACCAAAGGACCGTTTAGCTGGAACCAGGCGATCAGAAGCGAGGTAAATGGATATGATCTTTTTACTACAGATGCAAAAAAGGCAGAAGCTTTAAGAGAACAGGGATTTGGTGCGGTAGTATCTCATCAAAAAGATGGCATAGCCAGGGGGACCGGCGTAGCAGCAGTATTATCTGACCGGAAGGAAAATATGAATATTTTAAAGGACAGAACTGCAGCGTTTTACTCGTTTAATAAAGGAACTTCAACACAATCCTATCCTACTTCCATGATGGGGAGTGTGGCACTGCTCAGGCAAACCTTTATAGATGCAGACTGGTATGCAAAGAATAAGCCGGCAAAGGAAGGTATAAATAAATCATTGGAAGCCTGGAATGCCAACAAGGTATTACCACAGGTATTTGAAGCTGGTGATAAGTGGGGAGATTTACGTGCCGACAGGATTGGAGATGAATTTGGCGTGCAGTTTATTATCAAGGCAGGCGACAATGAATACCAGCGAATAAAAGAAATTGCGGCTACCAAAGCCGCTTACATACTGTCGCTGAATTATCCGGAAACACAGAATATTGAAGATCCAATGGATGCGCGGTTTGTTTCGGTAAGTGATATGGCTCACTGGGAACTGGCGCCCGGCAATGCCGCTGCTTTTGAAAAAGCAGGTATTCCTTTTGTAATTACCCCATCCGATCTGAAAGATATCAAAAGCTTCTGGCCTTCGCTCAGGAAAGCAATCGCTTACGGTTTAACACCCAGGGCTGCATTGGCGGCTTTGACAACTGTACCGGCTTCACTGATGAAAATAGATGATAAAGTGGGCAGTATTGAAGTAGGAAAAGTAGCTAATTTTTTAATTACAACCGGAGAACTTTTTTCTGAAAAGACCAGCATAGTAGAGAACTGGGTGAACGGCGAACGTTATAATGTAAAGGCTAAAGCCAGCAAAGAACAGGCGGGGCAATATAAATTATCTGTAACAGGGGCTGCCGGTGTCACTGATTATGTCCTGGATGTTAAAAACAATAGCCAGGCCAACCTGGTTGGAAAGGATACGCTTACTACAAGATTTAAATCGGATGGTACTTTGGTTTCTATCAATTTCTCTCTAAAGCCTTCCGGCAAACCATCGACAGCTGAGAAAAAGGACTCCACATTTTCTGCAGCCCAGGCGGGGTTCCTGTACAGGCTAAGCGGGGTGGATTATGGTAAAACCTGGCAGGGGGTTGGCCGCGACAATAATGGGCAACCGGTTACCTGGACCGCTACATTAGCAAAGGAGAGTGCCGCAAAGAAAGATACCACAAAAGCAAAAACGGACAAAGGGCTGGCTAAAGTAAATTTTCCTTTTTCACCTTATGGGAGCGGGCAGGTTCCGGTTGCTGAAAATATACTGATCAAAAATGCCACTGTATGGACAAATGAAAAAGAAGGCAGGCTGGAAAATGCTGATGTATTATTGAGAGATGGAAAGATAGCCGCCGTTGGAAAAAATATTGCAGCAGTAGGTACCAAAACTATTGATGGAACCGGTAAATTTTTAACGCCTGGTATTATTGATGAACATTCGCATATAGCTGCTTTTTCTATAAATGAGGGAGCACAGTCGGTAACTTCCGAAGTTAGGGTAGGAGATAATTTAAATCCCGATGATGTCAATATATACCGGCAGTTAAGTGGTGGTGTTACTACCTCTCACATACTACACGGGTCTGCTAATACCATTGGTGGTCAAACGCAATTGATCAAACTAAGGTGGGGTGCAGATGATGAGGGATTAAAGTTTAAAGGAGCTGATCCTTTTATTAAGTTTGCGTTGGGTGAAAACGTAAAGAGAACGGCGCAGTCGCAGGGCAATATCCGTTTTCCGGATACCCGCATGGGGGTGCAGTCTGTATTGGCCGATGCTTTTCAACGGGCAAAAGATTATGAGGCTAAAATAAAAGCCGGTGATAAAACTGTTCGCAGGGACCTTGAGCTGGACGCCCTGGTAGAGATATTAAATAATAAGCGATTCATTACCTGTCACAGTTATGTGCAAAGTGAAATTCTGGCCTTGTTATCTACTGCAGATGAATATGGTTTCAGGGTAAATACACTGACGCATATCCTGGAAGGATACAAAGTGGCAGATGCCATTAAAAAACATGGGGCGCATGTTTCTACTTTCTCCGACTGGTGGGCCTATAAAACAGAAGTGCAGGATGCCATACCGTTTAATGCTGCCATCATGCATAAAATGGGTTTAAATGTTTGTATCAATAGTGATGATGCAGAAATGGCCCGCCGTTTAAACCAGGAGGCAGCCAAAGTGGTAAAATATGGAGGGGTGAGTGAAGAAGATGCTTTTAAAATGGTAACATTAAATCCGGCAAAAGCGCTTCATATCGATAGCCGTGTTGGAAGTATTAAAGTGGGCAAAGATGCAGATGTGGTATTGTGGGATCAAAATCCACTAAGTGTATATGCGAAGGCTTTGTATACAATTGTAGATGGCGCGGTATATTTTGATCGTGAAAAAGACCTGGAACAAAGGAAATATATAGGCGCAGAAAGAAACAGGCTGGTGCAGAAAATGTTAGCTGATGCAAAAGGAGGGGCGCCTGCAGTTCCGGCAAAACCTACGGCCCAGGTTATTTTGCATTGCGAGGATAATGAACAACATACGGGCATCCTGGAAATTGATTCTTACGAAGAAAAACTGTAA
- a CDS encoding ammonium transporter — protein sequence MTKKLAIVPFLLLVLVTVLSLFLGHNPVESPTDPAIDTGDTAWLLTSAALVLIMTPGLAFFYGGMVRKKNVISTMLQSFICMAIVSVIWVVFGFSLAFGEDVGGFIGNPSTFMFMNGVLDGKPWELAPTVPLAVFAFFQLKFAIITPALVTGAFSERVRFTSYILFICLFFIFIYAPLAHMTWHPKGILFNLGVLDFAGGTVVHMSAGVAALASAIYLRKRSDQEMKPARITYVLLGTGLLWFGWFGFNGGSAMGANNLAAIALATTAVASGAAAFAWIIFDALRGKKPSAMGTSIGAVVGLVAITPAAGFVSLPHALVIGVVASLVSNLMVEWRTRTSIDDTLDVFPCHGVGGLVGMILTGVFASPGINAAVVDKGLFFGETKLFTTHVLVALAVLVGVFIMSMIILKVTDLVTPLRVSEEEEAEGLDISQLGETL from the coding sequence ATGACCAAAAAACTAGCTATTGTTCCTTTTCTTCTGCTCGTGTTAGTTACTGTTCTGAGTCTTTTCCTGGGGCATAATCCTGTGGAAAGTCCAACTGATCCTGCAATAGATACCGGGGACACAGCTTGGCTTCTTACTTCGGCGGCATTAGTATTGATAATGACACCCGGTCTGGCCTTTTTCTATGGTGGCATGGTAAGAAAGAAAAATGTGATTTCGACAATGTTACAAAGTTTTATTTGTATGGCAATAGTGTCGGTGATATGGGTGGTTTTTGGCTTTAGCCTGGCTTTTGGCGAAGACGTTGGTGGATTTATTGGTAACCCTTCCACCTTTATGTTTATGAACGGTGTATTGGATGGTAAGCCGTGGGAGCTCGCCCCAACAGTTCCGTTAGCTGTTTTTGCATTTTTTCAATTGAAATTTGCGATCATTACTCCGGCTCTTGTAACAGGCGCTTTTTCTGAAAGAGTGCGTTTTACTTCTTATATTTTATTTATTTGCTTGTTTTTCATTTTCATCTATGCCCCTTTGGCACATATGACCTGGCATCCTAAGGGTATTTTATTTAACCTGGGTGTATTGGATTTTGCGGGCGGGACCGTAGTTCACATGAGTGCTGGTGTAGCTGCTTTGGCTAGTGCGATCTATTTACGTAAGAGAAGTGATCAGGAAATGAAGCCTGCCCGTATTACTTATGTATTATTAGGTACAGGTTTACTTTGGTTTGGTTGGTTCGGCTTTAACGGTGGATCTGCAATGGGAGCCAATAATCTGGCCGCTATAGCATTGGCCACAACAGCTGTAGCTTCGGGTGCCGCTGCTTTTGCCTGGATCATTTTCGATGCATTAAGAGGAAAGAAACCTTCAGCAATGGGTACCAGTATTGGTGCAGTGGTTGGCTTGGTTGCCATTACTCCCGCAGCTGGCTTCGTAAGTCTGCCGCATGCTTTGGTGATTGGTGTTGTTGCTTCTTTGGTGAGTAATTTAATGGTAGAATGGAGAACAAGAACCAGCATTGATGATACATTGGATGTTTTCCCTTGTCATGGAGTAGGAGGTTTGGTTGGTATGATACTCACCGGTGTATTCGCAAGTCCCGGTATCAACGCGGCTGTAGTTGATAAAGGCCTGTTCTTTGGAGAAACAAAATTATTTACCACTCACGTCCTGGTAGCGTTAGCTGTTTTGGTAGGTGTATTTATCATGTCGATGATTATATTAAAAGTAACAGATCTGGTTACTCCTTTACGTGTTAGTGAAGAAGAGGAAGCTGAAGGTTTGGATATAAGCCAACTGGGAGAAACTTTGTAA
- a CDS encoding GNAT family N-acetyltransferase: protein MNIGIAHPAQAGGIRDIYAPFVRDGFVTFETQVPDKDNFAERIAQYTQKYPWLVMEENGMVLGYAYASAYRERIAYQWVVECSVYIHASHRKRGIAAKLYEALFEILRLQGLYKVYAVITVPNPQSVGFHEKMGFKWFATYENVGYKAGKWCHVGWWQLTLTEPDDSIPSAPTPFPQLDQLTVDKILEKYSN from the coding sequence ATGAATATTGGAATAGCTCATCCTGCTCAGGCAGGTGGCATCAGGGATATTTATGCTCCTTTTGTACGTGATGGATTTGTAACTTTTGAAACACAAGTACCTGATAAAGACAATTTTGCAGAACGCATTGCACAGTACACCCAAAAATACCCCTGGCTGGTAATGGAAGAGAATGGAATGGTATTAGGTTATGCCTATGCATCGGCCTACCGGGAGCGAATCGCATACCAATGGGTGGTTGAATGTTCGGTTTACATACATGCCAGCCACCGAAAAAGAGGTATAGCGGCAAAACTATATGAAGCGCTGTTTGAAATACTGCGTTTGCAGGGACTATATAAAGTATACGCCGTAATTACAGTCCCCAACCCACAAAGTGTTGGTTTTCATGAAAAAATGGGATTCAAATGGTTTGCTACCTATGAAAATGTTGGCTATAAAGCCGGAAAATGGTGCCATGTAGGTTGGTGGCAACTGACGCTAACAGAACCTGATGACTCGATTCCGTCAGCGCCAACTCCATTCCCGCAGCTTGATCAATTAACTGTAGATAAAATATTAGAAAAATATTCTAATTAA
- a CDS encoding pyridoxal phosphate-dependent aminotransferase: protein MLTVSKRGVEMPASPIRKLVPYADAAKKRGIKVYHLNIGQPDVETPPAIMDAVRKVKMPILEYSHSAGNESYRKKLTEYYAKAGIQVNKDEILVTAGGSEAIMFAFFACLDAGDEVIIPEPLYANYLGFACQTSVKVVPIRSAIETGFELPPLSEFEKAITSRTKAILICNPNNPTGYLYSRDEMLAIGEICKKNNLYLFSDEAYREFCYSEEPHTSVMHLPGLEDNAILIDTISKRYSACGARIGAMVTKNKKVYDLAIKLAQTRLSPPGLEQVLGEAAVDLPDNFFDEPRAEYLRRRDLLVTRLNQMDGVYCPNPGGAFYAIAQLPIDDCNKFCQWLLEEFSYNGQSVMLAPATGFYVTPGLGINEVRLAYVINLEAIHNAMDCLEAALKVYPGRTIN from the coding sequence ATGCTTACAGTATCGAAACGTGGTGTTGAAATGCCGGCTTCGCCCATCAGGAAGCTGGTTCCTTACGCTGATGCAGCAAAAAAGCGGGGAATAAAAGTGTATCATCTTAACATAGGGCAGCCCGATGTGGAGACACCTCCGGCCATTATGGATGCGGTAAGGAAAGTAAAGATGCCGATTTTGGAGTATAGCCATAGTGCGGGTAACGAAAGCTACAGGAAAAAGCTGACTGAATATTATGCGAAAGCAGGCATACAGGTTAATAAGGACGAAATACTGGTTACAGCAGGTGGCAGCGAGGCGATAATGTTTGCATTTTTTGCATGTCTGGATGCCGGCGATGAAGTAATCATCCCCGAACCGCTCTATGCGAATTACCTGGGTTTTGCCTGCCAGACAAGCGTTAAGGTAGTGCCGATTAGGTCGGCTATCGAAACCGGGTTTGAATTGCCGCCACTGAGCGAATTTGAAAAAGCTATTACTTCCCGCACAAAGGCCATTTTAATATGTAACCCTAATAATCCCACCGGTTATTTGTATAGCAGGGATGAAATGCTGGCAATCGGTGAAATCTGCAAAAAAAATAACCTTTACCTGTTTAGTGATGAGGCTTACCGTGAATTTTGCTATAGCGAGGAGCCGCATACCAGTGTAATGCACCTGCCGGGTTTGGAAGATAATGCCATTTTAATCGACACCATCAGCAAAAGATACAGTGCCTGCGGCGCCCGCATTGGTGCAATGGTAACAAAAAATAAAAAAGTGTACGACCTGGCCATCAAACTGGCGCAAACCAGGCTAAGTCCACCTGGCCTGGAGCAGGTTTTAGGAGAAGCTGCAGTTGACCTGCCGGACAATTTTTTTGATGAACCCAGGGCTGAATATTTGCGGCGCAGGGATTTGCTGGTAACTCGGCTTAATCAAATGGATGGAGTGTATTGTCCTAACCCGGGCGGGGCATTTTACGCAATTGCCCAACTGCCTATTGACGATTGCAATAAATTTTGCCAGTGGTTGTTAGAAGAATTTTCTTATAATGGCCAGTCGGTGATGCTGGCCCCGGCAACAGGGTTTTATGTAACCCCCGGCCTTGGTATCAACGAAGTGAGATTGGCCTATGTCATCAACCTCGAGGCAATTCATAATGCAATGGATTGTCTTGAAGCTGCATTAAAAGTATATCCGGGTAGAACTATTAATTAG
- a CDS encoding DUF1573 domain-containing protein yields the protein MKKISLILSLLFVMSVNWAGAQSASVKTASTGADAAITMVKEKYDIGKVTQGSPVTFYMEFVNQTKKPLVVKNVMAGCGCTVPEKPTEPIMPGKTGKIKVSYTAPSAGPVNKDVEIYLAGYNEPKIVYFTGEVVAKK from the coding sequence ATGAAGAAAATCAGTTTGATCCTTTCCTTACTATTTGTAATGTCTGTTAATTGGGCGGGTGCGCAGTCGGCCAGTGTCAAGACTGCGTCAACAGGGGCCGATGCAGCTATCACTATGGTGAAAGAGAAGTATGATATCGGAAAAGTTACACAGGGCAGCCCTGTTACTTTTTATATGGAGTTTGTAAATCAAACTAAAAAGCCGCTGGTAGTAAAAAATGTAATGGCCGGCTGTGGTTGTACAGTGCCCGAGAAGCCAACTGAGCCCATTATGCCTGGTAAAACAGGAAAAATAAAAGTTTCTTATACTGCGCCCAGCGCTGGACCTGTTAATAAAGATGTAGAGATTTACCTGGCCGGTTACAACGAGCCTAAAATCGTGTACTTCACGGGCGAAGTGGTTGCAAAAAAATAA
- a CDS encoding thiamine pyrophosphate-dependent enzyme, with protein sequence MDILNSGFAEQNEMLSFEKFKDGVLHDYYIACLSRETSLLSRKEVLTGKAKFGIFGDGKEVAQVAAAKFFQPGDWRSGYYRDQTMMFAIGESNPNQYFAQLYADPDPQREPFSHGRQMNCHYTSRNTLPNGEWANLVEIKNTGTDMSSTASQMPRAVGLALASKLFRDVDELKQFKHLSDNGSEVCFCTIGDASTSEGHFWEAVNAAGVLQVPLVIFVWDDGYGISVPREYQTTKGSISKALKGFEKEEGTNGFYIAALKGWDYMSMVEVFNEGISLARETHTPVIFHIEELTQPQGHSTSGSHERYKTRDRLQWEKERDCLVKMKAWILENALADEATLRRIETDARNNVKEAKDKAWKEYQMPLKELTQKSSEVVDALIPDNPEHEEELRKISKDLRSLREPLRKNNLQSVYKALLLCGDKSTNEALDYYKELQNDSAAIYNSLLYDDGPKSALKVEPVAPVYGESSPSLNGYQIINRYFDSVFESNPKVIAFGEDLGQIGDVNQGFAGLQKKYGNERIFDTGIRELTIMGKGVGLALRGLRPIAEIQYLDYLVYGLQPLTDDVASLFYRSGGKQSCPIIVRTRGHRLEGIWHSGSPMGMIINAVRGMFVCVPRNFVQAAGMYNTLLKSNSPAIVIESLNGYRLKEKLPENLSDITIPLGIPEILKEGTDITIVSYGSTIRIVQQAMKLVEPLGVSCELIDVQTLLPFDLNHMILESLKKTNRILFVDEDVPGGAAGFMFNKVMEEQGGYRYLDVAPRTITAKEHRPAYGSDGDYFSKPNAEEVAAALIEMMKE encoded by the coding sequence ATGGATATACTTAACTCCGGATTTGCAGAGCAAAACGAAATGCTGTCTTTTGAGAAATTTAAAGACGGAGTTTTGCACGATTACTATATCGCATGTTTAAGCAGGGAAACCAGTTTACTTTCCCGAAAAGAAGTGCTTACAGGAAAGGCCAAGTTTGGAATTTTTGGAGATGGAAAGGAAGTAGCCCAGGTGGCTGCAGCTAAATTTTTTCAGCCTGGCGACTGGAGAAGCGGTTATTACCGCGACCAAACGATGATGTTTGCTATTGGCGAATCGAACCCGAATCAATATTTTGCGCAGTTATATGCTGATCCCGACCCTCAACGTGAGCCGTTTAGTCATGGTCGTCAAATGAACTGCCACTACACCAGCCGTAATACGCTGCCCAATGGCGAATGGGCCAACCTGGTGGAGATCAAGAATACAGGAACAGATATGTCGTCAACGGCGTCTCAAATGCCCCGCGCTGTTGGTTTGGCACTGGCTTCAAAATTATTCAGGGATGTTGATGAGTTAAAGCAATTTAAACACTTATCTGATAATGGTAGTGAGGTTTGCTTTTGTACCATCGGTGATGCATCTACCAGTGAAGGGCATTTTTGGGAAGCGGTAAATGCGGCGGGTGTTTTACAGGTACCATTGGTCATTTTTGTCTGGGATGATGGTTATGGCATTTCAGTACCGAGAGAATATCAGACCACTAAAGGATCTATATCAAAAGCGCTGAAAGGTTTTGAAAAGGAAGAAGGTACGAATGGATTTTATATTGCCGCATTAAAAGGCTGGGACTACATGAGCATGGTAGAAGTATTTAATGAAGGAATCAGCCTGGCCAGGGAAACTCATACCCCCGTCATCTTCCATATTGAAGAGCTGACACAACCCCAGGGACACAGTACATCGGGCAGCCACGAACGTTATAAAACCCGTGACCGGCTGCAGTGGGAAAAAGAAAGAGACTGTCTGGTAAAAATGAAAGCGTGGATATTGGAAAACGCGCTGGCGGATGAAGCCACTTTGCGAAGAATTGAAACAGATGCCAGAAATAATGTAAAAGAGGCTAAGGATAAAGCGTGGAAGGAATACCAGATGCCGTTGAAAGAGCTTACACAAAAAAGCAGCGAGGTAGTAGATGCGCTTATACCCGACAATCCTGAGCACGAGGAAGAACTCAGGAAAATATCTAAAGACCTGCGATCATTACGCGAACCGCTTCGTAAGAATAACCTGCAAAGCGTATATAAAGCATTATTGCTTTGCGGAGATAAATCCACTAATGAGGCGCTGGACTATTATAAAGAACTTCAAAATGACAGCGCGGCTATTTATAATAGTTTATTGTACGACGACGGTCCTAAAAGCGCTTTAAAAGTAGAACCTGTTGCCCCTGTTTACGGTGAGTCGTCCCCCAGCCTTAACGGGTACCAGATCATTAACCGGTATTTTGATAGCGTTTTTGAGAGTAACCCGAAAGTAATTGCTTTTGGAGAAGACCTTGGCCAGATAGGCGATGTAAACCAGGGCTTTGCCGGGTTGCAAAAAAAGTATGGCAATGAAAGGATCTTCGACACCGGGATCAGGGAATTAACGATCATGGGTAAAGGCGTAGGCCTTGCCTTACGCGGACTTCGGCCTATTGCAGAGATACAGTACTTAGATTACCTTGTTTATGGGCTCCAGCCTCTTACTGATGATGTAGCATCTTTATTTTACAGAAGTGGCGGTAAACAAAGCTGCCCTATCATCGTCAGAACCAGGGGACACCGGCTTGAAGGTATCTGGCATAGCGGTTCGCCTATGGGCATGATCATTAATGCCGTACGGGGCATGTTTGTTTGTGTACCGAGGAACTTCGTACAAGCAGCCGGCATGTATAATACGTTACTAAAAAGTAATAGCCCGGCTATTGTTATTGAAAGTCTGAACGGTTATCGTTTAAAAGAAAAGTTGCCTGAAAACCTTAGCGATATTACGATCCCGTTAGGCATTCCGGAGATTCTTAAGGAAGGAACAGATATTACTATAGTAAGTTATGGATCTACGATACGTATTGTACAGCAGGCTATGAAACTGGTGGAACCGCTTGGCGTAAGTTGCGAACTGATAGATGTACAAACGCTATTGCCCTTCGATCTGAATCACATGATTCTCGAATCGTTGAAAAAAACGAATCGCATTTTATTTGTAGATGAAGATGTTCCTGGAGGAGCCGCAGGTTTTATGTTCAATAAAGTAATGGAAGAACAGGGAGGCTACCGATACCTGGACGTAGCACCAAGAACCATTACTGCCAAGGAGCACCGGCCTGCCTATGGAAGTGATGGCGACTATTTCAGCAAACCTAATGCTGAAGAAGTGGCAGCGGCTTTAATTGAAATGATGAAGGAATAA
- a CDS encoding FtsB family cell division protein, with translation MEEFVDFVTEKEPVLPKAPRKRRALNRISRFLTNKYFIASVGFLGVMLFLDKNDLITTMGRREELQNLNQSKEHYLQELSELRKVKTDLENDPVIIEKLAREKYLMKRENEDIFVTEDKNKSVGTPQN, from the coding sequence ATGGAAGAGTTTGTAGATTTTGTAACAGAAAAGGAACCGGTTTTGCCAAAAGCCCCCAGGAAAAGACGGGCGTTAAACCGGATTTCGCGTTTTCTTACTAACAAGTACTTTATTGCTTCAGTTGGTTTTTTAGGGGTGATGTTGTTTTTGGATAAAAATGATCTCATCACTACCATGGGCAGGAGAGAAGAGTTGCAAAATCTCAATCAAAGTAAGGAGCACTATTTGCAGGAACTGTCTGAGTTACGAAAAGTAAAGACTGATCTGGAGAATGACCCGGTCATTATTGAAAAACTCGCACGGGAGAAGTATCTGATGAAAAGGGAAAACGAGGATATTTTTGTGACAGAAGACAAGAATAAATCTGTTGGAACTCCTCAGAACTAA
- the eno gene encoding phosphopyruvate hydratase, with translation MSYISEVFARQILDSRGNPTIEVDVITDEGALGRAAVPSGASTGIHEAVELRDGDKKKYLGKGTLKAVKNVNTVIAPALLGYDVADQTGIDQLMIQLDGTPNKGKLGANSLLAVSMAAAKAAAEEAGLPLFRYIGGTNAKTLPIPMMNILNGGAHADNKIDFQEFMIMPVGATTFSEGLRWGVEIFHALKSVLKKKGYSTNVGDEGGFAPNIQSNEEAIETVLDAIGAAGYKAGSQIVIAMDAANSELWDAKKKKYVFHKSSGKEMTSEELVKYWESWVKKYPIASIEDGMAEDDWKGWKLLTETIGSKCQLVGDDLFVTNVERLQQGIDKNTANGLLVKVNQIGTITETINAVTLAQHNGYNTIMSHRSGETEDTTIADLAVALNCGQIKTGSASRTDRIAKYNQLIRIEELLGDSAIYPKGKIKFGK, from the coding sequence ATGAGTTACATTTCAGAAGTCTTCGCAAGACAAATATTAGACAGTCGTGGTAATCCAACCATTGAGGTGGATGTAATTACAGACGAAGGCGCTTTAGGGCGTGCTGCTGTGCCAAGTGGAGCCAGCACCGGTATACACGAAGCTGTTGAGTTGCGTGACGGCGACAAAAAAAAATACCTGGGTAAAGGAACTTTGAAAGCCGTTAAAAACGTAAATACTGTAATTGCTCCTGCTTTATTGGGATACGATGTAGCTGATCAGACAGGAATTGACCAGTTAATGATTCAATTAGATGGTACACCTAACAAAGGTAAATTAGGCGCTAACTCATTGTTGGCGGTAAGTATGGCTGCTGCAAAAGCTGCTGCTGAAGAAGCGGGCCTGCCTCTATTTCGTTATATAGGCGGTACCAACGCAAAAACATTGCCTATTCCGATGATGAACATTTTGAATGGTGGTGCGCATGCTGATAATAAAATCGATTTCCAGGAATTTATGATCATGCCGGTGGGTGCAACTACTTTCAGCGAAGGCCTTCGTTGGGGTGTTGAAATATTCCACGCCTTAAAATCGGTATTAAAGAAAAAAGGATATAGCACTAACGTGGGTGACGAGGGTGGCTTTGCTCCCAATATTCAAAGCAATGAGGAAGCTATTGAAACCGTATTAGATGCAATAGGTGCAGCTGGTTACAAAGCAGGTTCGCAAATTGTTATTGCAATGGATGCTGCTAACAGTGAACTGTGGGACGCAAAAAAGAAAAAATATGTTTTCCATAAAAGTTCTGGCAAAGAAATGACCAGCGAAGAGTTGGTTAAATACTGGGAAAGCTGGGTTAAAAAATATCCGATCGCGAGCATAGAAGATGGTATGGCTGAAGATGACTGGAAAGGTTGGAAATTATTGACGGAGACAATCGGCAGCAAATGCCAGTTGGTAGGCGATGATCTGTTTGTGACGAACGTAGAGCGTCTGCAACAAGGTATTGATAAAAATACCGCTAATGGCCTGTTGGTAAAAGTAAACCAGATTGGTACTATTACTGAAACGATTAATGCGGTAACCCTGGCGCAACACAACGGTTATAATACTATCATGAGCCATCGTAGTGGGGAAACAGAAGACACAACTATTGCTGATTTAGCGGTAGCATTAAACTGTGGGCAAATTAAAACAGGTTCTGCAAGCCGTACCGACAGGATTGCGAAGTACAACCAGCTGATCAGAATTGAAGAATTACTCGGTGATAGTGCCATCTATCCAAAAGGGAAAATCAAATTTGGTAAATAA